The DNA window AGAAAAACAATGAAGCCCTAGGCGGCAATTAGGCTGCCGCTTAAGTGATATGGACAGGCggttctatttttttatttttttttagttaagaGTTTGAAGATAATTTTCATGTAAAAGAACTCTAAACTTTCTTTCTTGTAAAATAACTCTGAATGCACATTTCATTTTATGTATTCAATCGATTGTAGtgcttaataatttaattatccttCCATTTTGCATTTATGAGTCCAAATACATGTaaacatataattttttttaaaatataactaCTTATACAGTCActtatttatatgtttttattgcTATATAATAAagtaaatcaaaatttaaaaaattgccTATGCCTCTATTTAGGCTGCTACCCGATTAGCGTCTAgcgcttttttttgtttttgaacaaacgttattatctacactaacaGAAATGagtggacttagcctcacaatgagctaacaataatatggttcaaattcgtatttGACGATAATTGACTAGCGTATAGCACTTTTTAGAACCTTAATATAAATACCCGTTCTTTTAGTGACTAGAATGCCTGGGTctgcaattttgttttcttggctGGTTAGGCTTTGCGAGTACTTGGTAATACTGGATATAAAGCTTCTCAAACCCAGAAGACAAGATGAAAACAAAAAGGCCCAAACTCAACTGTAACCATCATGGGCTTTTATTCAACAAGGCCCATAGTTTTTTGAAAAGGATAAAACGACTCATCTATATGAAGCTTAGCCATATGATTTGATGCCCTCAAGtggcttttgggctttttctTTTTGCGTTTGGTCAATTTGGTGGGCTCATATTGTCAGTCACATCACATGGTacactttccttttctttagGGTTAATGAAACTTTACCAACAAGTAATGATAAAATGTTCTGCTAATTTCCACCACATCCATCCACATAGTAATAACACATTTCTAAAGATGTGTTCGGAACTTCGGGTGAGGGAATTCGAGATGGGATTTGGGGTTTACATGGGACTTAGATGTGTCATAGAGTCGAAGTAACACTTGGCAATTTGGACTCTAAACTAGTGTATAAATCTGGAATCTTGACACTTGATTCTCAACCTAGAAACTCAACGTCCAGGAGCGAACCAAGAGACCCTAATCTTCGGACCATTCATATGTGACCAagggtacaaatttcatgactTTGCAATCACTTTCGTTCAAAATCCTAAGACTTTTCAATCCTTGTCTCTCTAAATAATTTTTCCTTCAGGTATGTACTACTAAGTGGTCCAAAAATCAACAGTTAAATCTTGCATATAAAAATCTCATGATTTTTACAACGGTTAGATTTTGTATAAAACATGTAGAACTTAATACAGAGCCGAACATCTCTCTTAAGTCCTTTTCcatgattaaaaaaatgtttaaacataaattacgtcttaattactaaaatattaataaaaacatataatattTTTCACAGAAAATATAATATCATCAAGTAGTTctccatacatatatataaacaagtacACCAAGTGCATACCAGATTCTTGGGATTTTTTAATTTGTGCTGTGCATGGTCGGCATGACCCCAACGACATTAACTCAATAATTTTTTAGAAGATTAACTCAATAATTTTTAGACCGTTAAATATCAAAAGGCTTTGATGACTTTCACATCTCATTACCTTTATCACACGCAAAGAATTTACAGttggtttaaaatattattttgaagTCGAGACTTTCAATTTGATTTACTTTCTTCAATATCATGAtataaaagaagaataaaaaccTATAGTTGTTGTCACACTCACCATTTATCTAACAATATTTGTGtggataaacaaaaaattaccaaaGTGGTTTTCGAGCCTAATCATTGCTGCTGGAGACCATGTGGTGTGGCCTGCCATTTGACAACCTGTTTTTCATCAGTTTGTGGTAgctgttcatcatcttcttctgctTCCCTAAAGTGTGTTTCTGCTTTCCTTTTGGGGTTCTTTCCAAccccttcttccttttcttctttttcttctgcttctgctttttTTACTTGAACTTAACCAAATCTTCGCTTACTACTGCTAAGAACAAGTGTTAGCTTTTGCTGCTGAATCTGATCACTCTCATGGCTGCTGAAACTGTTGCCTCACTTCAAATTCCTACCACTGATGAGGTTAGTTTCTTCAGTTTTTTTACTGTGATAATTAAGTGATTAGCTTTAGTTTATTCGGATGGTCCAAAGTTTACGTGTTGTTTTAACTTGTGATATTATGCTTAAATTAattgtaattcttttttctgTTTAATTAATCAAAAACTTAATTATCAGATAAGATAGTAAGAATATATAGGGTATCAGATGTACTGTATGTAACTTTCGATATAGGGTTTTGAAAATATATCCGTATCATGAATAATCTGATGATGTAGATGAAGGGTGGTATGTGTGTACGATCTTCAACAagtgatacacacacacacacagatatatatgtgtgtgtgtgtgtgtgtgtgtgtatatatatattacatattGGTTGTTTTGAAGTTGTGCACATATCTGGTGTTTTCTGATTTGAATTGGACATCAAGAGATCTAAGATATTTTAAAAGAGATTGAAAGCAAGTTTATTTCACTGTGCATTTATTTTCCCTCTGATCATTCTTAACCATTGCAGCAAGTTGAGAAGAAGATCATTGAAGGAGAAAAGGCTATCGAACAAGATGGTGTTTCTTTAaccaaagaaaatggagaagaagCGCACAAAACTGAGGATTTAGAGGGTCTAGCAACACCATCCGAGCCTCCGGCAGTTGAGGCTGAGAAGGCTGCTGATGCTCCCGCGCAAGATGTTCCGCTTGTAGAAGAAACAAAATTGGAAAATGAAGCCGTTCCTGATTCAAAAACACTCGATATCCCAAAGCATGTGGTTGATGCTGTTGAGAGCCCGATAGAGGTTCAGAGTGCAATTGAGTCTGTAGAAAGAGAACTGCCCAAAGAAGTGGCCACAGATAGCATTGAAATGGGTCAGGTGGAGCAACCAAAGATTGTTGGTACTCCTGTGCCAGATGTTCCGCTCGTAGAAGAAACAAAGGCGGAAAATGAATCCATTCCTGATTCAGAAACACTCAATATTCCAAAGCAAGTGGCTGATGATGTTGAGATCCCGGCAGAGGTTCAAAGTGTAGTTGAGTCTGTAGTGAGAGAAGCACCGAAAGAACCATCCCTAGATAGCATTGAAGTAGGGAAAGTGGAGGAACCGAAGATAGTTGATGCTCCTCTATCATCAGTTGAAGCCATTGAGAAACCAGAGGAGCCATTGGAGGTCACTTCGGATGAAGGATCCATAGCACCAGTCCTAGAAAAGATTAAAGACTCAAAACCAGAGTTTTTTGACGTAAGGGACAAACTAGAAGAACCGAAGATAGTTGATGCTCCTCTATCATCAGTTGAAGCCATTGAGAAACCAGAGGAGCCATTGGAGGTCACTTCGGACGAAGGATCCATAGCACCAGTCCTAGAAAAGATTAAAGACTCAGAACCGGAGTTTTTTGAAGTGAAGGACAAACTAGAAGAACCTGAGCAAGTAGAGCCTGAAGAGATTGTGCAGGATGAGACAGTGAAAGATGAAGGCTCGATAGCTGTAAAAGCTGAGCCTACCAGAGTCTTGGAGGAAGGGAAAACTGAAACAAAGGACGCACCTAGTCTAGCTGTGGAGGAAAAACCAGAACAGCCCAAACTTGTGGAACAAGAAAAGAAACATGATGAAGTTGGGCTTGTGGAAAGTGTGGAGGTTAAAAAAGTGAAAGAGGAAGGATCTTCAGTTGATAAGGTTGAAAATTCAACAGTcgtggaagaagaaaaaaatgatgaagataACAAGCCTAGTCGAATTGAAAATCTTGAGGAGGCTTCGCTTAGTCGAGAAGCTCAAATTGAAGGGGATGCTTCTCTACCTGATGTCACAGAAAAGTTAGCTACTGAGGacgaaaagaaagaaataagtgcAGTTGATGTGGTTGAGAAGCTAGCAGAAGAGCCAGCTGTGGAGACTGAAAAGGTCGGGGAAGAGAGTGTGGAAACCAAAGAGAATGAGAAGAGCAATATGATTCCTTTGGATTCAACTCAAATAATTAAAGAAGACGAAAATAAGGAATCAAGTGGGGTTGATGTGGTTGAGAAGCTAGAGGACGAGGCAGCTGTGGAACTGGAAAAGGTTGGAGAAAAGAAGGTGGAGACTGTAGCGGATGGAAAGAGAGATTTGGTAACTGAGGATTCAATTCAACCAATCATAGAGGAACAAAGGAAAGAATTAAATGGAGGTGATTTGATTGAGAAGCTAGTAGACGAGGATGTAGTGAAGTTGGAAAATTTTGGAGAAGAGAATGTGGCAAAGGATGTCAAAGCTGAAGATAATGAAGAGAGGAATGTGATAGCTGAGGATCCAGCTCTGCCAATTGAGGAGAGTAAAAAGAAAGAATTAGACAGCTCTGATGTGGTTGAGAAGCTAGCAGAGGAGGCGGTAGTGAAGGTAGAAAGTGGAGAACAAGAGATGGTGGCTAAGAATGGCGGAATTGAAGAGAACGAAAAGAGAAATGAAAAAGTTGAGGATTCAACTCAACCAATCGATGTGGTTGAGAAGGTAGCAGAAGAGGCAGTGGTGGAAACAGAAAAGCCTGCAGAAGAGAATGAAACAAAgaatgtgaaatttgaagacgACCAAAACAAAACTGTACTTGAAGAGGATGTCAAGAACTCTATTACTTCTCCCTCTGAATTTATAGAAAAATCATTTGAGGGAGCTGCAAAAGATGCTGAACCTGCGGTGGAAACTGAAGCAGCAGAAAAGATACAAAATGCGACTCCATCTGATGTTGAAACCAAGACAGATAAGAGTGCGGAGGAGAAGCCAGACGAAGTAAGTACAGCTGTTGAAGTTGATGAATCAGAAGTGAAAGGAGAGGAAACTGTTAAAACAGATGCTGATAGATTGGAGAAAATTAAGGACGAAGTTGCGAAACCTGACCAGAACTTAGAGCCTCCTCCCACCAAGGATGGTGATCAAGCAAAACCCCCTGAGGACCTGCCAAAGGAAGTTCCAGCTAAGTCCTCTCAGAAACAGTCGAATAACCTTCTGTCAAAGGTAAAACATTCACTGGTGAAGGCGAAGAAGGCTATCATAGGTGGGAAATCTCCAAGCTCGA is part of the Malus domestica chromosome 12, GDT2T_hap1 genome and encodes:
- the LOC103450805 gene encoding uncharacterized protein, coding for MAAETVASLQIPTTDEQVEKKIIEGEKAIEQDGVSLTKENGEEAHKTEDLEGLATPSEPPAVEAEKAADAPAQDVPLVEETKLENEAVPDSKTLDIPKHVVDAVESPIEVQSAIESVERELPKEVATDSIEMGQVEQPKIVGTPVPDVPLVEETKAENESIPDSETLNIPKQVADDVEIPAEVQSVVESVVREAPKEPSLDSIEVGKVEEPKIVDAPLSSVEAIEKPEEPLEVTSDEGSIAPVLEKIKDSKPEFFDVRDKLEEPKIVDAPLSSVEAIEKPEEPLEVTSDEGSIAPVLEKIKDSEPEFFEVKDKLEEPEQVEPEEIVQDETVKDEGSIAVKAEPTRVLEEGKTETKDAPSLAVEEKPEQPKLVEQEKKHDEVGLVESVEVKKVKEEGSSVDKVENSTVVEEEKNDEDNKPSRIENLEEASLSREAQIEGDASLPDVTEKLATEDEKKEISAVDVVEKLAEEPAVETEKVGEESVETKENEKSNMIPLDSTQIIKEDENKESSGVDVVEKLEDEAAVELEKVGEKKVETVADGKRDLVTEDSIQPIIEEQRKELNGGDLIEKLVDEDVVKLENFGEENVAKDVKAEDNEERNVIAEDPALPIEESKKKELDSSDVVEKLAEEAVVKVESGEQEMVAKNGGIEENEKRNEKVEDSTQPIDVVEKVAEEAVVETEKPAEENETKNVKFEDDQNKTVLEEDVKNSITSPSEFIEKSFEGAAKDAEPAVETEAAEKIQNATPSDVETKTDKSAEEKPDEVSTAVEVDESEVKGEETVKTDADRLEKIKDEVAKPDQNLEPPPTKDGDQAKPPEDLPKEVPAKSSQKQSNNLLSKVKHSLVKAKKAIIGGKSPSSKNPAIGTKEDIKVK